Proteins encoded within one genomic window of Ranitomeya variabilis isolate aRanVar5 chromosome 4, aRanVar5.hap1, whole genome shotgun sequence:
- the LOC143767620 gene encoding uncharacterized protein LOC143767620 — MSANDQEFVRALIDMYRSLPSLWKIKSADYSNRYKKKDAYKKLVALFKQHHPTEPVDENIVRKKIQALRTVYKKVNKVEKSMKSGAGTDDFYVPKLWYYDLLAFTRDQEIAHPCQTVTSFCAPSAEDILPESPDEHIITVATSCSDKYLRNSSKHRKVTMTRPHSPP; from the exons ATGTCTGCCAATGACCAGGAGTTTGTTCGGGCACTCATCGATATGTACCGCTCCCTGCCCAGCTTGTGGAAGATCAAGTCTGCGgattacagcaaccgctacaagaaAAAAGATGCGTACAAGAAGCTGGTGGCCCTCTtcaagcagcatcatcccactgagccggtggatgaaaacattgtgcggaagaagatccaggctCTCCGCACAGTGTACAAAAAAGTGAACAAGGTCGAAAAGTCGAtgaagtctggggccggaaccgacgacttctatgtgcccaagttgtggtactatgaccttttggcgttcactcgggaccaggaaatcgCTCACCCGTGCCAGACCGTGACAAGTTTTTGTGCGCCATCTGCAGAAGATATCCTGCCCGAGTCTCCTGACGAGCAT ataataacagttgccacttcctgttcagataa GTACCTCCGCAACAGCTCGAAACACCGGAAGGTAACGATGACcagaccccatagtcctccataa